From Panicum hallii strain FIL2 chromosome 2, PHallii_v3.1, whole genome shotgun sequence, a single genomic window includes:
- the LOC112882431 gene encoding putative lipid-transfer protein DIR1 yields MAKAQTMGALLTILVVLATSAEMAHGICNLSSNGIRACQPAAAIRNPTEQPSAACCAALAGADLPCLCRYKNAAGVWVRFYRIDINRAMGLPGKCGLAMPANC; encoded by the coding sequence ATGGCAAAGGCACAGACAATGGGCGCGCTCCTGACCATCTTGGTGGTCCTCGCCACGTCGGCCGAGATGGCACACGGCATCTGCAACCTGTCCAGCAATGGCATCAGGGCATGCCAGCCGGCGGCGGCCATCCGCAACCCGACCGAGCAGCCCTCGGCTGCGTGCTGCGCCGCCCTGGCCGGGGCCGACCTGCCGTGCCTGTGCCGGTACAAGAACGCCGCCGGCGTGTGGGTGAGGTTCTACAGGATCGACATCAACCGCGCCATGGGCCTGCCCGGCAAGTGCGGCCTCGCCATGCCGGCCAACTGCTGA
- the LOC112882552 gene encoding putative lipid-transfer protein DIR1, whose translation MAKAQALAALLLAMVVALAAMEGAHAICGMANEDFKLCQAAASVNDPTDSPSAECCAALGKADLGCICRYRGVAGIWMRIYHIDPNRAMALPGKCGLTMPSNCS comes from the coding sequence ATGGCAAAAGCACAGGCACTAGCTGCACTGCTCCTCGCCATGGTGGTGGCCCTCGCCGCAATGGAGGGCGCCCACGCCATCTGCGGCATGGCGAACGAGGACTTCAAGCTGTGCCAGGCCGCGGCGTCGGTGAATGACCCGACCGACAGCCCGTCGGCGGAGTGCTGCGCCGCGCTGGGCAAGGCCGACCTGGGTTGCATCTGCCGCTACCGGGGCGTCGCCGGCATATGGATGAGGATCTACCACATCGACCCCAACCGAGCCATGGCGCTGCCGGGCAAGTGCGGCCTCACCATGCCCAGCAACTGCTCGTGA
- the LOC112883472 gene encoding protein TIC 22-like, chloroplastic isoform X2 has product MPFQFQFPWLKNPTTTTTAAGSSNPNPSPSHSPSIPNPFLPIQAHLTSFLSSLPRALPPPPPWVRIPSPSPSWASATPLPPAEIEERLAGVPVYALANAAHEIVLVSSARAGGQQGREGARPPAALGLLCFRKEDADALLEQMEGDMRAGSSVVPVALNKVIQLKSDGVAFRFLPDSSQVANAIKLMQDEGLYAREGFPGVPVFQSRSLVLMSDNKRYRPVFFRKEDLDNSLYRTSRDQQKPNPAVRLGDTQVSSLEDIIKSMKLRINVDGVLICIGDLEVSKS; this is encoded by the exons ATGCCTTTCCAATTCCAGTTCCCATGGCTCAAGAACCCCactaccaccaccaccgccgccggctcctCCAACCCCAACCCCAGCCCTAGCCATAGCCCCAGCATCCCAAACCCCTTCCTCCCCATTCAAGCCCACCTCAcctccttcctctcctccctcccccgggccctcccgccgccgccgccctgggtccgcatcccctccccctccccctcctgggCCTCGGCCACGCCCCTACCGCCCGCTGAGATCGAGGAGCGGCTCGCCGGGGTGCCCGTATATGCGCTCGCCAACGCCGCCCACGAGATCGTGCTCGTGTCCTCCGCCCGCGCGGGAGGACAGCAAGGGCGCGAGGGCGCGAGGCCTccggcggcgctcgggctgcTGTGCTTCCGGAAGGAGGATGCCGACGCGCTGCTGGAGCAGATGGAGGGCGACATGCGCGCCGGCTCCAGCGTCGTGCCCGTCGCGCTCAACAAG gttatccaactgAAGTCTGATGGTGTGGCGTTTAGATTCCTTCCTGATTCATCTCAGGTGGCTAATGCAATTAAG TTGATGCAAGATGAAGGGCTGTATGCCAGGGAGGGATTTCCAGGAGTTCCAGTTTTTCAG TCAAGGAGCTTGGTCCTGATGAGTGACAACAAGAGATATCGTCCAGTTTTCTTCAGAAAG GAGGACTTGGATAACTCACTGTACCGGACCTCTCGTGATCAGCAAAAACCTAATCCTGCTGTTAGGCTTGGTGACACTCAG GTTTCTTCTTTGGAAGATATCATCAAATCTATGAAG CTTAGGATCAACGTCGACGGAGTCCTGATCTGCATTGGAGATTTGGAGGTCTCCAAGAGTTGA
- the LOC112883472 gene encoding protein TIC 22-like, chloroplastic isoform X3: MPFQFQFPWLKNPNPSPSHSPSIPNPFLPIQAHLTSFLSSLPRALPPPPPWVRIPSPSPSWASATPLPPAEIEERLAGVPVYALANAAHEIVLVSSARAGGQQGREGARPPAALGLLCFRKEDADALLEQMEGDMRAGSSVVPVALNKVIQLKSDGVAFRFLPDSSQVANAIKLMQDEGLYAREGFPGVPVFQSRSLVLMSDNKRYRPVFFRKEDLDNSLYRTSRDQQKPNPAVRLGDTQVSSLEDIIKSMKDSSSSKWDDVVFIPPGFDLATGSKPSHLNK; encoded by the exons ATGCCTTTCCAATTCCAGTTCCCATGGCTCAAG AACCCCAACCCCAGCCCTAGCCATAGCCCCAGCATCCCAAACCCCTTCCTCCCCATTCAAGCCCACCTCAcctccttcctctcctccctcccccgggccctcccgccgccgccgccctgggtccgcatcccctccccctccccctcctgggCCTCGGCCACGCCCCTACCGCCCGCTGAGATCGAGGAGCGGCTCGCCGGGGTGCCCGTATATGCGCTCGCCAACGCCGCCCACGAGATCGTGCTCGTGTCCTCCGCCCGCGCGGGAGGACAGCAAGGGCGCGAGGGCGCGAGGCCTccggcggcgctcgggctgcTGTGCTTCCGGAAGGAGGATGCCGACGCGCTGCTGGAGCAGATGGAGGGCGACATGCGCGCCGGCTCCAGCGTCGTGCCCGTCGCGCTCAACAAG gttatccaactgAAGTCTGATGGTGTGGCGTTTAGATTCCTTCCTGATTCATCTCAGGTGGCTAATGCAATTAAG TTGATGCAAGATGAAGGGCTGTATGCCAGGGAGGGATTTCCAGGAGTTCCAGTTTTTCAG TCAAGGAGCTTGGTCCTGATGAGTGACAACAAGAGATATCGTCCAGTTTTCTTCAGAAAG GAGGACTTGGATAACTCACTGTACCGGACCTCTCGTGATCAGCAAAAACCTAATCCTGCTGTTAGGCTTGGTGACACTCAG GTTTCTTCTTTGGAAGATATCATCAAATCTATGAAG GATAGCTCCTCCTCAAAATGGGATGACGTTGTGTTTATTCCTCCTGGATTTGACCTTGCTACTGGGTCGAAGCCATCACACCTCAACAAGTAG
- the LOC112883472 gene encoding protein TIC 22-like, chloroplastic isoform X1, with product MPFQFQFPWLKNPTTTTTAAGSSNPNPSPSHSPSIPNPFLPIQAHLTSFLSSLPRALPPPPPWVRIPSPSPSWASATPLPPAEIEERLAGVPVYALANAAHEIVLVSSARAGGQQGREGARPPAALGLLCFRKEDADALLEQMEGDMRAGSSVVPVALNKVIQLKSDGVAFRFLPDSSQVANAIKLMQDEGLYAREGFPGVPVFQSRSLVLMSDNKRYRPVFFRKEDLDNSLYRTSRDQQKPNPAVRLGDTQVSSLEDIIKSMKDSSSSKWDDVVFIPPGFDLATGSKPSHLNK from the exons ATGCCTTTCCAATTCCAGTTCCCATGGCTCAAGAACCCCactaccaccaccaccgccgccggctcctCCAACCCCAACCCCAGCCCTAGCCATAGCCCCAGCATCCCAAACCCCTTCCTCCCCATTCAAGCCCACCTCAcctccttcctctcctccctcccccgggccctcccgccgccgccgccctgggtccgcatcccctccccctccccctcctgggCCTCGGCCACGCCCCTACCGCCCGCTGAGATCGAGGAGCGGCTCGCCGGGGTGCCCGTATATGCGCTCGCCAACGCCGCCCACGAGATCGTGCTCGTGTCCTCCGCCCGCGCGGGAGGACAGCAAGGGCGCGAGGGCGCGAGGCCTccggcggcgctcgggctgcTGTGCTTCCGGAAGGAGGATGCCGACGCGCTGCTGGAGCAGATGGAGGGCGACATGCGCGCCGGCTCCAGCGTCGTGCCCGTCGCGCTCAACAAG gttatccaactgAAGTCTGATGGTGTGGCGTTTAGATTCCTTCCTGATTCATCTCAGGTGGCTAATGCAATTAAG TTGATGCAAGATGAAGGGCTGTATGCCAGGGAGGGATTTCCAGGAGTTCCAGTTTTTCAG TCAAGGAGCTTGGTCCTGATGAGTGACAACAAGAGATATCGTCCAGTTTTCTTCAGAAAG GAGGACTTGGATAACTCACTGTACCGGACCTCTCGTGATCAGCAAAAACCTAATCCTGCTGTTAGGCTTGGTGACACTCAG GTTTCTTCTTTGGAAGATATCATCAAATCTATGAAG GATAGCTCCTCCTCAAAATGGGATGACGTTGTGTTTATTCCTCCTGGATTTGACCTTGCTACTGGGTCGAAGCCATCACACCTCAACAAGTAG
- the LOC112883470 gene encoding acidic endochitinase-like codes for MIQVTSFTLPIRPVYKMAPSPQSHNTQQNHHHCKQTITTGSNTAPDMATRSSLVQLLLIAVAVAQIVGSHAGAISVYWGQNGGEGKLADTCATGNYKFVNLAFLAAFGNGQPPVLNLAGHCDPTNGGCTSLSADIKSCQSNGVKVMLSIGGGAGSYYLSSAEDAKNVATYLWNNFLGGQSSSRPLGDAVLDGIDFDIEGGTNQHWDDLARYLKGYSNSGRRVYLTAAPQCPFPDAWVGGALNTGLFDYVWVQFYNNPPCQYSSGSTTDLADAWKQWLSIPAKQIFLGLPASPQAAGSGFIPADDLKSQVLPLIKSSGKYGGIMLWSKYYDDQDGYSSSVKSDV; via the coding sequence ATGATTCAGGTAACCAGTTTCACACTTCCAATCCGTCCAGTATATAAGATGGCCCCTTCACCCCAATCTCACAACACACAGCAAAACCACCACCACTGCAAGCAAACAATAACAACAGGAAGCAACACTGCTCCAGACATGGCAACCAGATCATCGCTGGTGCAGCTGCTGCTCATAGCAGTAGCTGTTGCCCAGATTGTTGGGTCACACGCTGGCGCCATTTCTGTATATTGGGGTCAGAATGGTGGTGAGGGCAAGCTGGCCGACACCTGTGCTACCGGCAACTACAAGTTCGTCAACTTAGCCTTCCTCGCAGCCTTTGGCAATGGCCAGCCCCCAGTGCTCAACCTGGCAGGCCACTGTGACCCGACCAATGGTGGCTGCACCAGTCTGAGCGCTGACATCAAGTCGTGCCAGAGCAATGGTGTCAAGGTTATGCTATCAATTGGAGGCGGTGCAGGCAGCTACTACCTTTCATCAGCTGAGGATGCCAAGAATGTAGCCACGTACCTGTGGAACAATTTCTTAGGTGGGCAATCCTCATCTCGCCCCCTGGGTGATGCAGTCCTTGATGGCATAGACTTCGACATCGAGGGCGGCACCAACCAGCACTGGGATGATCTTGCAAGGTACTTGAAAGGGTACAGCAACTCTGGCAGGAGGGTGTACCTGACTGCTGCGCCTCAGTGCCCATTTCCTGATGCCTGGGTGGGTGGTGCCCTCAACACTGGCCTGTTTGACTACGTCTGGGTGCAGTTCTACAACAACCCTCCCTGCCAGTACAGCTCAGGCAGCACCACTGATCTTGCAGATGCATGGAAGCAGTGGTTGTCGATTCCGGCAAAGCAGATCTTTCTTGGCCTGCCTGCTTCACCTCAGGCAGCTGGAAGCGGGTTTATACCAGCTGATGATCTCAAGTCTCAGGTTCTACCATTGATCAAGAGCTCTGGGAAGTATGGTGGAATCATGCTATGGTCCAAGTACTATGATGACCAAGATGGTTACAGTTCTTCAGTCAAGAGTGATGTTTAA
- the LOC112879893 gene encoding pentatricopeptide repeat-containing protein At1g71490, translating into MSSAAALSPRPPPPNPSAADRDGSVNSLLASLSDPSAIRLLPAPLLAFSRLRLLLPPAAAATHLLLRPIASLLHLHRPDLRLGIQLHALSLSLCLSRHPLLLPSLVSFYSYHPSLLPAASSLAAGSTCPHPYNVLISTCLSHRLPCYALAAYQEMVGKDAVAPDAFTYPSVLRACAEAGDLALGRAVHVRAADAGMDGHLFFQNALVSMYAKCGDLVAARRVFDGMGHRDVVSWNSMISGYAASGLWREAVELFNRMRAEGAEVNSVTWNTIAGGYIQMRDYKAAIGLIRDMVRGGAGVDFVTLVIGSSACSRAGWLRLGKEIHGLAVRMHCDGIESVSNAVITMYARCKDMERALMLFKMLRCPGLVTWNTMIAGFALSDDAEEASKLFREMVCSDVEPNYVTVVTYLALCARVANLQHGRELHTHIVKHGFKGYRLLWNSLIDMYSKSGRLSVAQNVFDTMDDRDMISYTSMIAGYGMQGKGTVSLRLFNQMIDSGIVPDAIIMVTVLSACSHSGLVDEGEELFGKMVNSFGIKPQMEHYSCMVDLYARAGLLEKAEELLNQTPFPPTSTMWAALVGACHERGNIIIGERSARRLLEMKTENAGHYVLIANMYAAASCWNELATVRKLMRDLGVTKAPGLAWADLGNGFTPFLVGDRSNPLAPEIYEVLDELTEQMRNLDDCSDLDILSTEELME; encoded by the coding sequence AtgtcctccgcggcggcgctgtcaccacggccgccgccgccgaatcCTAGCGCCGCCGACCGCGACGGCTCTGTCAATTCCCTCCTCGCCTCCCTCTCCGACCCGTCCGCCATCCGCCTCCTCCCCGCCCCGCTCCTTGCCTTCtcccgcctccgcctcctcctgccgcccgccgccgccgctacccacctcctcctccgccccatcgcctccctcctccacctccaccgcccCGACCTCCGCCTCGGCATCCAGCTCCAcgcgctctccctctccctctgccTCTCCCGCCACCCGCTCCTCCTGCCCAGCCTCGTCTCCTTCTACTCCTACCACCCCTCCCTCCTCccggccgcctcctccctcgccgccggttcCACGTGCCCCCATCCCTACAATGTCCTCATCTCCACCTGCCTCAGCCACAGACTCCCGTGCTACGCGCTCGCCGCGTACCAGGAGATGGTGGGCAAGGACGCCGTGGCCCCGGACGCCTTCACGTACCCCTCCGTGCTCCGCGCCTGCGCCGAGGCCGGGGACCTCGCGCTCGGCCGGGCGGTGCACGTGCGTGCTGCGGACGCCGGCATGGACGGGCACCTGTTTTTCCAGAACGCGCTGGTGTCCATGTACGCTAAGTGCGGGGACCTTGTCGCCGCGCGCAGGGTGTTCGACGGAATGGGACACAGGGATGTGGTATCGTGGAACTCGATGATCTCTGGCTATGCTGCATCTGGGCTGTGGAGAGAGGCGGTGGAGCTGTTTAACCGGATGCGGGCTGAAGGTGCAGAGGTGAACTCGGTGACATGGAACACGATTGCCGGCGGTTACATTCAGATGCGTGATTATAAGGCGGCAATTGGGTTGATCCGTGATATGGTAAGAGGTGGTGCTGGGGTCGACTTTGTGACTCTGGTGATTGGATCGAGTGCTTGCTCACGGGCAGGATGGTTGAGGCTTGGTAAGGAGATACATGGGTTGGCAGTACGCATGCACTGCGACGGAATCGAGAGCGTGAGCAATGCGGTGATCACGATGTATGCCAGGTGCAAGGATATGGAGCGTGCTCTCATGCTGTTCAAAATGCTGAGGTGCCCAGGCCTGGTGACTTGGAATACAATGATAGCTGGTTTTGCTTTGTCGGATGATGCAGAAGAGGCTTCTAAGCTTTTCCGTGAAATGGTATGCAGTGATGTGGAGCCTAACTATGTTACTGTTGTCACCTACCTTGCACTCTGTGCTCGTGTTGCTAATCTGCAACATGGGCGGGAGCTTCACACGCACATCGTTAAGCATGGGTTCAAAGGGTATCGCTTGTTGTGGAACTCTCTTATAGATATGTACTCCAAGTCAGGGAGGCTCTCGGTGGCACAAAATGTCTTTGATACCATGGATGACCGTGATATGATATCTTACACTTCAATGATCGCAGGATATGGAATGCAAGGAAAAGGGACAGTTTCCCTCCGTCTTTTCAACCAGATGATTGACAGTGGGATCGTGCCAGATGCCATCATCATGGTTACTGTACTCTCTGCTTGTAGCCACTCTGGGCTTGTGGATGAAGGAGAAGAGCTTTTTGGCAAGATGGTCAATTCATTTGGTATAAAGCCCCAGATGGAGCACTATTCTTGCATGGTTGATCTATATGCACGTGCCGGATTATTGGAAAAGGCAGAGGAATTGCTTAATCAGACTCCCTTCCCTCCAACATCCACAATGTGGGCAGCATTAGTGGGAGCTTGCCATGAGCGAGGTAACATAATAATTGGTGAAAGATCAGCAAGGAGGCTCTTGGAGATGAAGACAGAGAATGCTGGGCACTATGTTCTGATTGCCAACATGTATGCAGCTGCAAGTTGCTGGAATGAGCTAGCGACAGTCAGAAAACTGATGAGAGACCTGGGTGTTACAAAAGCACCTGGGCTAGCATGGGCCGATCTTGGTAATGGGTTTACCCCCTTTCTTGTTGGGGATAGGTCCAACCCGCTAGCTCCAGAAATCTACGAGGTTTTGGATGAACTAACTGAACAAATGAGGAATTTGGATGATTGCAGTGATCTGGACATATTATCCACAGAGGAACTCATGGAGTAA